Part of the Spinacia oleracea cultivar Varoflay chromosome 5, BTI_SOV_V1, whole genome shotgun sequence genome, CAGCCCCCTCCTGTGAGATCCGAAAACGGTTTCACCACTCCAACAAAGAAGGAAGCAACAAGTGAGAGTCATGGAGATCTCTCATTTTCTCCGTCACAAATGTCACAAGACCCTCGTGCTTGGCTTGAATCTGGTAATGTTCCGTGTCTCTATCACTCTAATTTTCTTGTTCATGATCGTGTTCTTGATCCTAAGCCAATTTCGCCTCTTAATTCTCATGTTGGTGATGAACAAATTGTCCCCGAAACGCCGGAGGAAGTGCCAGTTAGACTAGAGAACACATTTGCTGGGTACAAGAAAACATGGAGGAGACTATTAGAATCTCCTTCAAAATTGAGTGTCAAAAAGCCTAAAATTGGGTGATATCAGTGGTCATCTCCAGGTTTGTTactgtttttctctctctttcatttTCACCTTTAATTTCTCCTATTTGAAATATTTTCTGTTTTGTGGGTTGTTTGTTCATATCTAAAATGTTTTTTCTTGGATGAAATTGGTTGATGAAATTGGTTGATGTTTCTGTTGTTTGCAATTGGTTGATGCAATTGTTTTGTGGGTTGTTGTTTGCAATTGGTTGATGTTTCAGTTGTTTGCAATTGGTTGATGAAAGAGGCTAGTTCTATTTTTACTCACACATGATATGCATAAATATTCATGTAAAACTATTCATGTATTAAATTATGAAACATGTATACTCAAAAAATGCACCAGAACTTTACCTGAAGAGTTGGATGTAAAATTAGCAAGATTGTTGGCTGCTTTTCTTAAGTGGTAGCAGATTAGCAATTTATAGCAGATTAGCAATTTATCTTCTTTCTAACTATTGTCTATCATAGAGGCTTATAGCTTTATTATAAAAAGTAGCTTAAATTTTCTTCTTCCGATCCTCTTCTCGTGTATGCTGAGCTTTCCCCCTGCCCCTATCTCTTGCTAGAAATTTGGGCGTGAAAGCTTTGTACCTAATTTTCAATATTGTGGCTTATTTGGGCATCCTGAATTTCTGAGTTTAAGTTTCCACATAAATATGAGTACAAGGTTTTACAGAAGATTTTATGTTGTTAATGCAATGAAAAAAAGGTCTAAGAATCCCCAAATTCGTAACTCATATAAGTAAAACAAAAGCACCTGACTTTTCTATTATTTAAGGCAAGACTATGATACTTTCCTATTTCCATTACTATGTATGCTCATGAACATCAGTACCCATATGAAATTATCAAGCCAATACTCATGAATATCAGTAAACAAACTGTTTATGCACACTAATAAATGAATTACATGTGACTGTTTGTTTCATTCTTGTTTGAGTAATAGTAGTGATATTCCTTGCTACCATGATAAGACTAGTTGTGATTCCCGTGAAGTAAATGAATTTCTTGAACATTATTGTTTTCTTGAACATGTGTCTAATAATCAAAGTAGTCATTTTTTATACATCAAAATATTTTCACAAAAAGGTACAACATGTGTCTAGTTAATCCCATCCTAATCTGTACCACATATACAAAAGTTGTTGCCTTACCTAACTTTTACACATCAATACTACATCAATATTACATTAGTTAGTAGAATTAGGCTAAGACACTTCCAAAATAAACTTTATAACATCCCAAAATGTATGCAGTAACTGTTAATTTGCATCTTCCATATCAATGTCATAGTCATATGCCCCTGGTGCTACCACAAAACCCTCATTTAAAAAGTCAACGGCATCATCTATGATATGTTGTTGGATTTGAGTATCGGTAGGCAACAAACCAAGTCtttctagtcttttcttgcctTGATGTGGACTCTTGTAGTTGTTCCCTCCCTTCTGTTTTAGTATTTCAACCATCACGTATTGTAGTTGTAGCCATGTGTGGTTTAGACTCTTAGGGTCATACTCCATGTAAGCATCGTGCACTGATTGAACCAACTCCGTGACATTTTTTGGGAACTTTTGGTGTTGTAGTGACTGTATGCCCCTAAAGAATCCCAAGTCCAAAACATTCAGATCAGGAGATTGTGCTGGCTGGCAGATTAAGTGAATGTCAAACCCATATTTATTTGCTTCCTCTAGAAATTCAGGATCGTTAGGAAAAATATGTGGCCTTGCATTATCTTGTTGTATCCAAATAGTTTTACATGCATTAGCCGGCCATTTAGCCCTGATTGTTGGTAGCAATTCATCGAGCATTTTCCTTCTAATGACATTCTTGGTTATTGATGGTGTTGCTTTGGTCTCGATGGTGCCCCTTTCTCTATTTTTACTTGTTCTGATGGCTGCAACTTCATCTGTGAATGCCCAAATCCCTATTTTCCCATCCCATATAACCTCTCCACCACTAGCTATTATTGGTCTTGCCACTCCCGATAAGAACATCACCTTTTCTGTGTAGTTCTTGCTTTGAATATGTCGGTAAGGTTCTTCTTCGCCTGCCAGTAGATAATATCGTTGCGTGTTTTTGCTCATAAAGAACCAATTTTCATCAATATGCACAAAATTGCTAAGTGACATGAATGTTGATTGTTGTGTGACTGTTCTTGGAAGGGTGAGACCCAAAATCCATTTCAATCTAGTGATTTTGTGTGCTGCAGAAACTGTTGGCTTGATAGAGTTCGTATGTGATCTGATAATCCCTTTTTTTAACAATTTATACACCATCGAAGGGCTGCATTCTAGTGCTGATGCAAAACTTTGTATGGTGGTTCTTGCTTTTTGACTTATTTGCAGCATGATTTCAGTGTCAAAGTCTCTTGGTTTTCTCCCCACCTTCCCTGTTTTTTTATTCTTCACATCAATCAGATCTGGACCTAGCTTTCCTTGTTCTCTAACATTTTTCCACATCCTACTAACTGTAGACCTGCTTATGTCGAATTCATCTTGTAATTGTTGGCTTACTCCTGTTGGTAATCTCACCCAGTCTCTCGATAATACCAACAACCTTTGTGCCAGATGAGTTCGTCCTTTGTTATCTTGTTCATGTCTTTTTTTAGTTAAGATGGGATTAACATGCAAACCAGTTTCATTTTGTTGATTATCATGCAAATTAGTTTCTGTTTCAGTTTGTTGATTATCATGAATATCATTTTCTTCACTATCACTTTCACTTTCAGGTTCGCTTAAGTACCATACCTCGTTATCTTCAAAGTCAGCATCATCCTCGTCAACCATAGCAGAAAATTCAAGCGCTTCAAGCTCTTCAGCAGAAATTTCAATAAAAGGATCCCCTgtagcaacagcaacagcagcaacagCTAACTCTCTCTCTCCCACGGGATGTGCATACTCCATGAAGCTGCTTTCAGCATCGTGGCTTTCCAAATTCAAGTCAAACAAGTGCATGTGTGTGATGTGAGTGAAATTATGAAGTGTAGTAGCAGTGTTTTTTTGTAGTTGTAAATGGTGGGAGTTATTTTGATGGGGCTGTGTTTTTATAAGAGTTTAGGGCAAAAAAGTTCTCCAAAATTTAAATTGTAAAGTTTGCCCCCTTTTTCAAATTTTCATTAAATGTTTGGAGGGAAAACCAATTTTGTTTTCATTTTCCCTCCTTACATTGTACCTTAATTTGTAATTAAGGAGAAGGTCCCCACTTGCCTTTTGGATTACCCCATTTCTTTTGACATTAATTAAAGTACATCACATGGGTTGTTGTACTTTTTTGCACTCTCTCTCCTTTTCTTAATATGTGCCTATTTCTATTGTGTCAATTAATTAAGAATGAAgtaccaattttatatattagattagattagttttttattctgcattgaattttattttagattttattttttaattaggagagtgtttgtttttggatgaaattgtatatgtgtaatattaataataattaataaaaatatctacgtgacccttaattatttatttatctatgtggcacgtgatgctctaatattggattaatgtttgattttaaattgaattttatttattttattttagattagtgtttgattctggatgaattttattttagatttattttttaatttttagagtgtttgattttgggtggagtaatatatacttcctccgttccgtaaatatcgcaccatggttgacttttactcttttaaccattactttgactcttaatctctcaaatcgtgtgcaagtaaaaattatataaaaatattatttagaatatatatattgatacgaatctaacatgaccccacatgactaaaatttcattacgtacaaatcacaaaaaatggtcaaagttgtagtgtgaatagtgtaaaaaacaaatggtgcgatatttccggagcggaggaagtattaataattaattaattagaatatccACGTGacacttaattaattatctacgtagcaatcgatttttttaattcaaaaataaattaaaaatcttatttttcattggccgaaaccattagtaatcctaattggcgctctaatatttcagcaaatatgcctcctttatatatatatatatatatatatatatatatatatatatatatatatatatatatatatatatatatatattagatttaacTAGTTTGTGCCCAGCATTATGTACGTGTTGCGTGTTAGAGATTTTATGTGAATACTTTATAATCCTAATGAAATCATGCGCCTTATAaaagaaattgcatcaaaattTATATTCATATTGTCTATGCACATTATGCTTACTTGAAAtttcatatgaacaacataacttTAATCCTGCTATAATCATATGGTTATAACATATTTGATTATTTAGTTCCTatttggaaaatttggtaatattaatccaacctttggccgattttcttttattaatcccacctacgacatattttttaataatcccacctttactacccgacgacttttattgggcttaagtggccggtaatcggtgaaaaagtcaacgagatggtgatgaattgatgatgatgactgaatatatcgagagagagtactgccatgtagagaaataatgccgcttacaacagttttatgacctgttgggcccaataaaagttgttgggtaataaaggtgggattattaaaaaatatgtcctaggtgggcttaataaaagaaaatcggtcaaaggttggattaaattttcctatttataaaacaaaattattgATATACAAAGTACATCATGTTCTGCAAAAGATTAAGaaataatattatttacataGGCTATTAAGAgcaagttttattttatttttattgcttaAGCAATTTAAATATTGATTGATTAGAGGAAAGTCAGATAATTTCGGTGAACATCAAACTTCACAAAAGTTGGCTTTGAAAAGGGATACATTATTGGTAATTGTAAAGTTCATAAAATTAGTTTGTCCATGACAATTGGCAATTATAAAGTTCATGCTAATTGTACATCCTAAGATTACATGACAATGAATATCTCTTTTCCTGAAAACAGAAGAAACGACTCAGCGAGTATTCAAGGGAACTAAAAGTCAAATTTTAAAACTACACGATAATTTATCAACCAATTTTTGTGATTGATaatttaaaattcaattttaataattcatCAAATGTAAACTCTGATTGTTCCCATGGTTTAAGAGAATctaatggtaaaaaaaaatcaagtaaaaAATAATCAAACATGATATGCATATGTAAGGGAAAAATGTGTGCACGGTATATGTACTCAGTGTACCTTAGATGTGTTAGCTAGTCAAACTTAGGTATACGGTTCCATTTTGTCTAATTCACATTTTCTCaaataaatttttaaacttttatttttctctATGGAAAAAACATGTAGCATTGTAGATTAATTTCTTATACATacttattctttttatttttatagtgTGTCAGATATTTGTTTAGGTTTATTTTGGAAATCATATTATTTCTTCCTTATTCTTGATGTTTTTAGGCTTATTTTGGAAACTTTGACTTTAATTAAGTCAGATTGTCACCATTTTAGATACTTTATCCTTATTTCCTTGCTTGATTGGTGCATGATTGAATGGTTGCTCTTTTAATGGGCTTGACGTGACATATGATGTGGCATAGCTGAGAGGGGAGTATTGGGGATTTGCTCACCTCTCATAGCCCACcactttactttaattatatAGATTTCCACGCATAATGCACATTTTTGGCGGAGTCGGTGCAGGATAATTAGGGGTGCAAACGAGCCGAGCTTTACcctgttcatgttcatttaatttatgcgAGCTTGAGGCCGAGCCAGAGCTTTCCGAGCTCAAAAATTTGTCCAAACTCGGTTAGTTTAAAAGATTTTGTGTTCGCGAACTATTCGTGAACGACTCAATTATTAATCGAGGCGAGTTTATAAACGAGAATTTTTCATGCACGAGTTTTCTTAAACGAGATTTAGAGTAAAACCACTtgaaaatctaacaaattataatcatatcaaatactccgtaataaagatTAGAGtacattactccctccgtatttatttaagagatacacttggtcggacacgggtattaagaagaataattgaatgaaataaagtaataaaacaagtggggttgggtagatattttaataagtaaaccaAGTGGGgatcatgtcattttagggggtgggGAATGATGGTGGAGTGgtggtggggtgtagatagattatttaattagatagtggggttgataagttactaaaaatgacaagtgtatctcttaaataaatacggccggaaaagacaagtgtatcccttaaataaatacagagggagtactttatttgataaacaaactaataacTTAGAAAGAGGTCAAAGAGCATTAATTtagcaattaaaattttatttcaaaatatttttattctattatagatttcaaaagtcaaaaacatgatatttatttatatttgaaaaacgtatatatggtaaaatatgatacataacataactagacgaacttgttcacgaacataaatgaacgagttgttcataaacataaatgaacgagtagttcatgaacttaaatgaacgagcatacctatgttcatgttcaagctcgtttattaagcgagcttcaaatgttgttcaagctcggctcgtttaataaatgaacgaacatgaacgagcttTAAACGAGCCCGAGCCCGAGTAGTTTATTGACCGGCTCGGCTCATTTGCACCCTTAAGGATAATAGCTGTTATTGTCGAAAATTCTAATAGCGGGACGTTGTCGTCATGTCGCACGGGTAGTAAGGGTATGATGGTAACTTTGGTAGAAAATGAAACGGGTTTGACTTTGGCCATAAATTGACCCCGTTATCCCgttttggatttgaaatttcgAATTTTGGAATATAGGTACTTCCATATCCgaatcttcttctctctcctatttCATTATTTTGGAGATCTATTTTGCTCTCCTTCGttatcctctttctctctcatcattcTTCGTTCATCCTGCAATTCATCAACAAGGTATGTAATTTAATTAATGATGTCTAATTCTATGCTGATTTCTGGTAATAATGTAATgatttgtatgttgaattttgatATAAAAGTTGATTATCAGTCTAATGAGTTCCAATTTCATCTCCTTCTTGCAATTTAATTAATGAATGATGTTGATTTAATTGAATTGTATTTTACACTTGTTCCTGTTCGGTTTTGTTATGAACCCTAAAATCGAAAACCCTAAAAGTCGATTTCTGATACGAACCCTAAATTTAATTCGAGGATTTTAAAGATATTCGTTTTGCATGAGCTtttttggagttaattaaggattaAATTTGGGGAAGTTACtttttcccaattgaattatgGATTAAAGGTGGAAAGtgatttcccaattgaattatgGATTAATGAAGTAACTTTGCATGTTTCTGAATCTACAGACCTCTAAAAAGGTTTTGTCTCGAGATGAGGTCCAGTATGAAGAGGCCATTTATTCCCCAAGCGGAGGTGGGAAGCAGGAAAAAATGGGGGGTGAGATTCACAATTGATTTGACCCCTAAAACAAGTGATTAGAATTTTCATAAATGCTTACAATGTGTAATGTTGTTTGTGTTGTGGTTGTTTGAATTCAGAGTTCTGTGAGGTCTGTACTAGGCGCTACTGAGGGGGAGAAGCCTAAATTGAAAGTTGATATGAGGAAGAAGAAACATAAGGTTGATGAGGATAAGTGGTAATACATGTAAGATTTGAAGTGGTAATACATGTAAGATTCAGAATTGATGAGAATTCGTACATTTGATGTTCAATCATACAACTACTCCAATTAAAAGTACCGGCACAATTTGAAGTGACATGAAACCGGAGACAAAATATACAATTTTATTCGgttctattttctttttttttggtcaaAATGAGTCACTACATTCAAAGATCAGAGCTAAATGGGTCGAGTTACAAGAATATATAAACTAATCACTAATATATAATGAAATCATATTACGTCCCCTAAATCGTGGCGATTAAGATTGAACATGTACTACAAGTCGAATACCAGTAATTCGGTAATCCACCAGAATAACTTACAAAACGATTACCTTTAACATTAAACTTATAAAACGACTACGATTAAACGAGTGCTAGTTCAGAATCACTTGACTACTTGAGGTACATCACTGCCGCCCCAATGAACAGGAATGCTCCTCCGATCTTTATCAAGTTGAAGAGCGAATGTTCGGCGTCTTCTAGTCTTCGAAATATCATACCAAAAGGTGAAGTATTTGGTGTTTTCCTGATTAAATCATCTTCTTGTGTCCACTCCCAAAACCCGCAAACTCTACACTTGTAATAAGGTCTTAGCGGATAGTTATTCGTTAAAACTACCCAGAATTCAGCGATTTTCGGGGGTGCACAGTTGCAACGTTTTCCTGCAACCCAGACAATATCGGTACCCACGACATGTGTGGCTATATGAGGGGGGTTTGAATTCGACGGGAATGACCAGTTTGCAGGAGAAAATGATGATTTGGCAGACATATTAAAAATTATGATATTCTAGTGTTTTATACTATGTGAGAAAGAAGAGGGGGGAAGGGTGGACGCTGGGATGAGAGAGACTATAACTCATGATAGTTATATAGAAGGGTTTCCTTGTATTTGCCGCGTTTTTCCATCTTCTTCAAATTTGGCGCTAAAAGTATGGTATCGGCGCCAAAATGTAAGTACTTCGTAATAAAGTAGGCGTCAGACACATTTGAAAAAGTCAAAACTATTACCACGGCTTCAAATATCATTTGTACTATGtgccttctcaatatactattTCAAATCATTAGTAACTAataatataattctaatttttCGTAACTAATATTATAGTACTTCGTACTTCTACATATAGAACCTTCCTAATTATACTATTTCTAATCTTTAgtattttctaaatataataACTCATAAAATTACACACACATATAAGTAAAACAACACACATCACCACAAGCACGCATTCACAATTCGTTTGATAAGTCCCCCAAAGGCTGATACATACAAGATACAAAAAGATGCCCGTGGATTGAAACTAGATAGATTAGGCGGATTACCAAGAAAAACACTAATCACTCCGGAAGATGACTGTCTTAACAATCGGAGGGCTTTTGCTACCAACACGAAAAGTGAGGACATCACTTCTTGATGAAAGAACTCATACattctgtaatacctcgtatttttatattatttataaatatattttattatatttataaagaattttacgatttttggaatttatttcgcatttaaatattatttaaatgtattttaattaattagaatatttattatttttattaattacgaaacgaatttaattttcgagtcgggaaatttaatgggtcgcaagtaattttaaaaggtttgggttttaaatgaaaagtccaattcgtttcattaaatgagcccaatcaaaagaatttaattcaagtcctaagctagcccaatcgtTTAactccctaagcccaattctaattccttaagcctagcccattagaatttgggagcctataaataggactcccctcattaaatgatccccctattttgtcataaacccCTTTTCCTCTCTTGCTTGCTCCACacttctcctctcctctccctctTGTCCGGCCCGCAACCCCGCACATCACGAGCAGCCTCGTGCCTTCGTGCTCGCTCGTGTGCTGATGTGCCCTTGTTGCTCGCCCATCGCCCCTCGTCGCCCACACTCCCTCTCGCCCTCGCTGTGCTGCTGTGCGTTGTTTCTCCTCTCGCCAGCCACACGCGCACGCCTCTCTCCCACACTCTCTTGTCGCTCTACCTTGCTGCTCACCCTCAcgccccagcgcgcgcgcgccccttcCCTCTCGCCCAGCACTGCTGTGCGCGCCCCTGCTGCCTTCGTCCCTTCGTCGCTGCGCACACGCACTCGGGTAGTGCGTTGTGTTTTGTCGTTGTTgcttgttcgttcgttgttcaattcttttcgcccaatcacattatattcgtggttgttccgtgctataggtcggattggtataattatcttcttccttgcctattctatttcaatttcgtattttaaattatattattattactgttttgaataattaaaatgctgggaatcggttatgaacaccgtgctttgagtatttatgtgttgtgattcattaggcttgttttaattattaaagcatgaattttcagattcgtttatttaataaagaattgatttttgtgatgttaaattggttttattgggattttcaagttagggttttaacctagacctaatgagtcaattgattagcataattaggtgatgattttaattatgataatcaattatattttcagatttatataaaggcttaaagtgttgatttttattgattttaaaggcggaaaaagtatgttttcatactagggattggttttgcaaattgagacgattattttattgaaGAACGATTggattctaaagtttaaataaggtttaagattttataaagttgctggaaatttaatgaacatggaaataatttaagtttcattattttggtgataggaggtgatttctaagtgagtgctcgtaTTGTAAAGTGgaccctacgcttaggtattcaaggtacgtacaagtctagggcgaccacactatttgtcaaggacattacatgattgttgttgatgtgaattatattatgtggattcatatttgttttggtgaacgatcatgtgggttattatgaaggaaataatgcccttggtccaagtatgcattctatgttaagtctaataaatgcggttcagtattaattaacaagttaataattcagtgagatcaagtgagctgaatgcctagctagaggccgcttcagttcaagtggaattaatgatattaatccacagcttactcttgactggacccgtagggtcacacaaatagtacgtaaacggatcaagtatttaatggcattagatactccatctatggatattcagaatcgacggatcttggtttcagtgggagctgagatcgtcacaggcaagaaatgaatactccggaaacgatgatattgccggaaacggaaatatggatcgtatcggaaatataaatattatccaagtcgtagatgttgccgaaaacggaaacatggtacgtatcggaaaatattatcggaaatggaaatattaccagaatcggaaatattgccggaaacggaaatattgtcagaatcggaaatattatcggaatcggaaaataattccggaaacggaaatattaaatatttgttcgaaacggaaattgattccggaatcggaaatattaaatattgttcgtatcggaaatgaattccggaaccgggaatttaatcggaagcgtatcgtacgaattagcatcggacgaggcctgccggacgaaggcccagcacgaagtcgggccatcgcccagcaagccaaacgcgcgcccagccaaggcagcgcccaggcccaccgcaaggcaggcccagcgcgcgccaaggccatggcctcgctgcgtgggctgctgctcgcacgcacgcatgggcggccctcgtggctgccgtgtgtgtgtgtgagtttgtgttcatgcacgattcctaaaactattagaattagtatatgattaaattcctattcctaaaaggataaattaattaattagagttcttataggattctaagtttaattaattcgtatcctgctaggattccaattccctttccataactctataaatacgtgcctagggtcacatagttttaagaaattaattcaagtattcaaagtgagttttgagagaaaaattcagccatatttcttacctaagagtgccgaaaattctagtaccttaagggcgattctagttggtcaatcttaaggcggatccggacgtgctgtggactatctacggagggacgacacttggagtcctaaagacttgttcttgttcggttcgggcgcagctagggaaggcacgcaacaaagagtatgcatctaaattatgctatatgattatgtgtaaataatatgtattcctggctaaatggtttttccgcatgatttatgaattgtcatatgtatcataacctaacagtggtatcacgagccccttattattttcataatctaaattgcatgaacatggttaaatattacaaatttgcatgaattaaaaggggtgattaattttcgtaattgttaattaattgcaaattgcgtttatttaattatacgtacgcagtttttcggcagtttcttcgttactcatccaaatcgagtgatttttgtgtcaattccgcatgtaaaaggcattctaaaattttgacaaaaataatttttttctgccgaacccagaattctcaaattcgaagcctaactatgacttttcgaaggttttagtttttcgaatgcaaaatttcgtaaatttaagatgttaaattaaatatgtgcgattcttgttgataaatcttgaatttttgattgacctactgtatatgtttaacaagtttgaatgcctagccttgttaattatgcaatctaatttgtaattatgattaatttgttgaaaattagaataatttagaattaatttgattttcataattaattataatttaattagaaacctatgattaaaaaccaccataaaaattgtaaatttatgataaattttgaatttttatgacctagacttgaatccataataatcggaaatcaattgaataataaattttcgatttttcgccctaaaattatgaaattaatattatttattaatatgtcattaattttaaatataaattttaaatttttatgcgattcgttcataaaacttgcacgcacaaagcaatggacgcttcgtgttacccttaaggggtgttgtatagtgcgggcatgcgacgacgagcaaaggagctcgt contains:
- the LOC110779611 gene encoding uncharacterized protein: MHLFDLNLESHDAESSFMEYAHPVGERELAVAAVAVATGDPFIEISAEELEALEFSAMVDEDDADFEDNEVWYLSEPESESDSEENDIHDNQQTETETNLHDNQQNETGLHVNPILTKKRHEQDNKGRTHLAQRLLVLSRDWVRLPTGVSQQLQDEFDISRSTVSRMWKNVREQGKLGPDLIDVKNKKTGKVGRKPRDFDTEIMLQISQKARTTIQSFASALECSPSMVYKLLKKGIIRSHTNSIKPTVSAAHKITRLKWILGLTLPRTVTQQSTFMSLSNFVHIDENWFFMSKNTQRYYLLAGEEEPYRHIQSKNYTEKVMFLSGVARPIIASGGEVIWDGKIGIWAFTDEVAAIRTSKNRERGTIETKATPSITKNVIRRKMLDELLPTIRAKWPANACKTIWIQQDNARPHIFPNDPEFLEEANKYGFDIHLICQPAQSPDLNVLDLGFFRGIQSLQHQKFPKNVTELVQSVHDAYMEYDPKSLNHTWLQLQYVMVEILKQKGGNNYKSPHQGKKRLERLGLLPTDTQIQQHIIDDAVDFLNEGFVVAPGAYDYDIDMEDAN